AACAATATGGTCCTGTAACTGTGCTATGTAGTGTGTTCTTTTAATTAGCAAGAATGAgctattaatttatataatttctttattcTACTTATACTGGTTACTAATTTTGAGCCTTGACCGCATCAAGGCAGATTTGCTTGCTCAATATGGAGGTGTTGCTCCAAAAATGGCAGAGGAAGCGCACTTGCAAGTGATTGATCAGGTAAAGTTTCTTCAGTACGATCCCTTCAAGTTCCGTTTGATGTTTCATTTCTTGTTTATACATGTGGTACTTGAGCCAGATTTTGATACTTGTGTTGGCACCTACATCACACTTATATCCTAGTTGTTTTGAAAACTTGCCATGTCACTGTCAGTCACTTTTGGATGGCTTTCAAGGCtatcttcttttgtttcttggtgattttaaaataatttaatgatAACTTGGGGCtgaatttgtgattttttattgCAGGTTGTGCAAGAAGCGCTTGACAAAGCTAAATTAACTGAGAGGAATTTGTCTGCAATAGCGGTTACTATTGGTCCTGGTTTAGGCCTCTGTCTTCGTGGTAAAGTTACTATCACTTTTTGTTctgtttcctcttcttcttaatTTTCCAGTGTTGTatgtttatttgaaaattttcttacCACTGATGCCTTATGGTTGAGTTTGTGCCGGGAAACCTGGCCTTAATATAGCAGCTGGGGATCATCGTGAGGAAAGTAGTAAACTTAATTTTATCTTTCGAGCATCGATTTTCTGTTCAAACTACAAGGAATTGGGtcacattttctttcttgtgccCTGAACTGACCAGATTTGAATTCTTTGTTACTGCTAAGGAGTTTATTAGCACTAATGTTTCATTCAATTGTTGTGCAGTTGGTGTGCGGAAAGCTCGTAAGATTGCTGGTAGCTTTAACTTACCAATCATTGGTGTACATCACATGGAGGCTCATGCTCTTGTAGCCAGGTACAGAATGccaactatctatccaatggAGAATGGGGTGCacaaaatctctctctctctctctctctctctctctctctctctctcgcttaGGGGAATATTGTATCTTTAAATTTGTCTAATCTGTCATTAGCTTTGTATTTGAAATACTGATGTGAGTTACTTATACATATGATAAATCTCCTTCTCTCGTTCTAGGTTAAACGAAAGAGAGTTGCAATTCCCTTTCATGGCTCTGCTTATTTCAGGTAGAAACTCTACACCTTTCCTACATCAGGTCTATTTTActaatttcactcaaattcGATCTACATTTTTAGACTACATGACAGTAccataatcagaaaaatgaGAAACTACATGACCACATTCAAGTCCATGGGTTACTCCTCTGATGTATACGGTACGGTCATATGTTGCAAACTAAATTTGCACAAGTCACAcctaatttttttcccttatttgttattttcaaaatctaaAACCACTAAAATGTCTGTTTTTAGCAAGAAAAGTGGGTGATTTTGCTGTGTGTTATTGATTTAGTTGAGgaaatttatatgtatatatatctaCAGAAACTCTCCAATGCAGACGGTGATAACATCCAGACGTCTGCATAGGAGAATTTCTGtatagatatatatttttcggaGGAGAGGTTGTTCAGTTTCAGTGGTGTGGCTCGGTTTATTAGTCAACATTCAAAACAGATAGATGTTTTAATGTAAATTAGAGCAGATTCAGCAGGTTTAGTAAAGCTTCCTTTCTATTCTTGTTGTCTGTCATCAGGAGGACATAATCTACTCATTCTTGCTCGTGATCTTGGCCAATACATACAACTTGGTACCACAATAGACGATGCGATTGGCGAGGCATATGACAAGACTGCAAAATGGCTTGGTCTTGACTTGAGGAGAAGTGGTGGGCCAGCTATAGAAGAGCTTGCTCGAGAGGGTGAtgcaaaatcaatcaaattctCAGTAAGTTATCTTCCAAGACATTCTCTTTATCTAGTGTGGTTTCCTTTGGCTGAATATGTATTGTTTGGTTCTACATACGAAGTCTGTTATATATGACCTAGATTCCTGCAACGTGAAGTCGTATCCTAAGTTTGATACTCATTTGTTTTCTAGACTCCAATGAAACAACATAAAGATTGCAACTTCTCGTATGCTGGTCTGAAGACTCAAGTGAGGCTGGCAATTGAATCTAagaatatgtatgtatattctGTAGATACTATacaatattttgaatgttgaaACTTCTATTTTATGTTTGTCCTGAACTTTACTTATATCACGCATGTCCAATGAAACAATTGTGACTTCTCATACACTGGCCTGAAGACTCAAGTGAGGCTTGCAATTGAATCCGGAGATATGCATGTAGGTTATATAGAATATATGATAATTTTGCAAGCTGAGACTTCggttttatatgttttttaaaacttttactGAAGATAAGGAAATCTGGCTATTTACAGATGTTGACCAGGCAGCTTATGGAACTGATAAGACTGTtaaatcacaaaaaattgttGTTGGTTGTTTCCAGTACTGCTATATTGTAAATTGTTGTTGGTTGTTTCCAGTACTACTATATTGTTCTGTGCAATTATTCATGTCAGCAAGCTtagctattttctttttgtcgcCATATTTCCTGTGTTGTGCAGTAATGCTGCAATTCCTATTTCTTCAGCGAGCAGCGAAGATAGAAGGACTCGAGCTGATATTGCTGCCTCTTTTCAGGTTACTGAATGTGTATTTGTTTCAGTCTTTATCCTAGTTTGATccgattttgaatttttaggtcttgactcttttttcttctatttctttttcacaaTAAGATTGTTTCTTATGCAGCGAGTCGCAGTATTACATCTGGAGGAAAGGTGTGAGCGAGCAATTGAATGGGCTCTGAACATTGAACCTTCTGTAAAATATTTGGTGTGTAAACTGCACTTTTGTCAGTTTTGTATTCTTTAACCCACCTCGTTATGATGGGCATCTCTTCTTTATGATAGTATTCCTGAATATAGAACTTGAATCCCTCTATATATTCATCCTATGCAGGTTGTCTCCGGAGGTGTTGCATCAAATCAGTATGTTCGGGCTCGGCTTGATCAGGTTGTCCAGAGAAACAGCTTACGACTTGTGTGCCCACCTCCCAGCCTTTGTACTGACAATGGTAATTCCTTTTATCTAGTTTTGGCTCAACTTGTGGATGAGATGTGCTTTCCCTTGATAAAGAAGAATCTTAGCATGTTTACCATCATTAGCTGATGTGACTTAATTCTGAGAATTAAAAGCTAATGTACCCATACTTGGCCATTAACATATGTGGAAAAGACTTCTGGACGAAGACTAATGCCTAGTTTGAAACCTAGTTTTCCTTATCTTTACACAAAATTTCCTTTTGGCACGTTCCATATATTTATTGCTTGTCAGACAAGGTGGTCATTACTGACCTGAAGACTAATGTCTGGACTTTAACATGAACAGGTGTCATGGTGGCTTGGACTGGCATTGAGAACTTTCGTATGGGAAGATTTGATCCACCACCACCTGCGGATGAACCTGAAGATATTGTGGTTTGTTTGAAAACTATTTTTACATATGATTGCTTTTTCACATGGCCCTTCTCAAGGAGAATCCCGCTCCACTGTAGCTGGAGCAGGATCCATATCAACATCCATCTCAACACGTTAACAACTATCAATATGTCGTGCATATTGGTGATACTATCGATACTTCAATTATACAGCTGTCAATATGGATCCTGCTCCACTGTAGCTGGAGTGTGATCCCCCTTAAGGGGCCTGTTGCTTTGTTCattcaatttcttattttcatgTTTAGTCATTTCTTTAATCTGGATCTCTTTTCCATTGATTTTTGCCTCACTTCTTAAGATGTAGTGCTGGCTAAGTATTCTTAACACCTTGCCTTTtgccataaaataaaaggaagtAATAAATATGAA
Above is a window of Prunus persica cultivar Lovell chromosome G2, Prunus_persica_NCBIv2, whole genome shotgun sequence DNA encoding:
- the LOC18785767 gene encoding probable tRNA N6-adenosine threonylcarbamoyltransferase, mitochondrial gives rise to the protein MALSFRFWRLNLLPKPSLSHLQTTLKALKPLKQKLSPICSLPMSSSSLNPLNSHLSVSKNPTFSEPQNPTACPQDDLVVLGIETSCDDTAAAVVRGNGEILSQVVSSQADLLAQYGGVAPKMAEEAHLQVIDQVVQEALDKAKLTERNLSAIAVTIGPGLGLCLRVGVRKARKIAGSFNLPIIGVHHMEAHALVARLNERELQFPFMALLISGGHNLLILARDLGQYIQLGTTIDDAIGEAYDKTAKWLGLDLRRSGGPAIEELAREGDAKSIKFSTPMKQHKDCNFSYAGLKTQVRLAIESKNINAAIPISSASSEDRRTRADIAASFQRVAVLHLEERCERAIEWALNIEPSVKYLVVSGGVASNQYVRARLDQVVQRNSLRLVCPPPSLCTDNGVMVAWTGIENFRMGRFDPPPPADEPEDIVYDLRPRWPLGEEYADGRSEARSMKTARIHPSLTSMIQASSQQQP